The genomic stretch AAATTGATCGAGGATTGCCCGATCACTCCCGGCGGACCCAGGCCGTCTGCGCGCCGTGGCCGTCGGGGATGTCTCCCTGGGGCGGAAGGGCCGGGACGGGGGCGACGGGGCGGCGGCTCTTCCGCCCGGCGTCGAGGGCGGTGGCGATCAGCGCCTCGGCGGGGAGGGTCTCGCAGTTGGTCGAGAGGAGGAGGTAGCCGTCGGCGGCGAGGAGGGGAAGGGCGGCCTCGATGAGCGATGCGAGCTCGTCCTCGATGCGGAAGACCTTGCCCTGCTTGTTCCGGGCGAAGGTGGGGGGATCGAGGACGATGGCGTCGTAGGTCTCGCCCCGGGCCTGCTGGCGGCGGAGGACGTCCCGGACGTCGTCGGCGTAGAACTTGTTCGTCCCGGCGATCTGGTTCAGGGCGAAGTTCTCCTTGCCCCAATCGAGGGCCTTCTTCGCGACGTCGACGCTCACCGTCTCGGCCCCTTCGGCCGCCGCCGCGAGGCTGAAGGCGCAGGTGTAGGAGAAGAGGTTGAGGAGCCGCTTCGGTTTGAGGGAGCGAAGGAACTGGCGGTTCGCCCTCTGGTCCATGAAGAGGCCGGTCGAGTAGCCCGCGCCGAGGTCGATCTTGTAGCGGAGGCCGAGCTCCCGGCAGGTGGTGACGCGGCTGGCGGCGGCGTCGCCGTCGAGGAGGGCGAAGGGGGTGTTGTCGGGCCGCTGGCGGAGGGGCTTCAGGAAGATCCGGGCGACGGCGAAGCCGTGGTCGACGTACTCGTCCCGGTGGCGGCGGAAGGCGGCGAGGAGGGCGTCGCCCTCGCCCTGGTCGCGGGAGCAGATGAGGAGGTCGTTGCCGTACCGCTCGACCCATGATTCGGGCGCGCCGAGGGGGGTGCAGAGGCGGTGGATGTCGGTCCCCTCGGCGTCGAGGGTGGCGAGGATTTCGGGGCGCAGCCAGCCTTCGCTGTCGAGATAGTCGGGAGGTGTGTTCAAAAAACTAGAGAGAAGGGACGGCGGCCAGGAGGCGCTTCGTGTACTCGTTCTGCGGGTCGCGGTAGAGGGTCTCGGCATCGGCGGCCTCGACGATCTTCCCCCGGTTCATGACGAGGACGGTGTCGCTGAGGTGCTCGACGACGGCGAGGTCGTGCGCGATGAAGAGGTAGGCGAGGCCGAGGCGGTCCTGGAGGTCGGCGAGGAGGTTCACGATCTGGGC from Verrucomicrobium sp. GAS474 encodes the following:
- a CDS encoding class I SAM-dependent methyltransferase, translating into MNTPPDYLDSEGWLRPEILATLDAEGTDIHRLCTPLGAPESWVERYGNDLLICSRDQGEGDALLAAFRRHRDEYVDHGFAVARIFLKPLRQRPDNTPFALLDGDAAASRVTTCRELGLRYKIDLGAGYSTGLFMDQRANRQFLRSLKPKRLLNLFSYTCAFSLAAAAEGAETVSVDVAKKALDWGKENFALNQIAGTNKFYADDVRDVLRRQQARGETYDAIVLDPPTFARNKQGKVFRIEDELASLIEAALPLLAADGYLLLSTNCETLPAEALIATALDAGRKSRRPVAPVPALPPQGDIPDGHGAQTAWVRRE